The region GCAAGGTCACGGGCATTACAAAATTTGGGGCGTTTGTGGAGCTGCCGGAGGGGGTCACAGGACTCGTTCACATTAGCGAGGTAGCCGATAACTATGTCAAAGACATCCACGATCATCTGAAAGTCGGCGATATGGTGTATGTTAAAGTCATCAACGTCGGTCAAGATGGAAAAATTGGTTTATCCATTCGCAAAGCAAAAGATACGCCTTCTTCGCAGCGGCCGCGCCATCGGACAAACGACCGCTCCGCGGCGGACAGCTTAGAACAAAAAATCAGCCGATTCTTAAAAGAGAGTGAAGACCGATTGGCATCGCTGCGCCGTCATACGGAGTCGAAGCGGGGAGGTCGTGGGGCGAGACGAGGGTAACTTGCTGCTGAAAGATTGTTTGAAGGATGACAAATGAGGAAACAAGCATCCGTCGCTATGGATGCTTTTTTGTTTCTGTATGGAATAAGAGGATATATTTCCCTTTTGCATTTTCCGCCTATATGTATTGACAATCGTCATCTCCTCCGTTATGATATAAACTGTTGTCACACGGCGGTGTAGCTCAGCTGGCTAGAGCGTACGGTTCATACCCGTGAGGTCGGGGGTTCGATCCCCTCCACCGCCACCAACAATCAAAAATGGCCCGTTGGTCAAGTGGTTAAGACACCGCCCTTTCACGGCGGTAACACGGGTTCGAATCCCGTACGGGTCATCGCAAACGAGCATGCGCCATCAAGCGACATGCTCGTTTTTCTTTTTTGTCTCTTTCTGTCGGAACAAGCCTGTTGACCGCGTTTTGCCGTGGAAAGCGTCGAACGATTTTTTATTTTTCTCTGTGGTTTTGACAAATTTTTGACAATTCAAGCGATATAATAGGGGGTAATAGAAAGGCAAAGGAGAGGATCGGGAATGGAAAGAGTAGAAAGAGGGACGGTGCGCCGCAGCATTTCGGAAGTGCCGATTCATGACACGCAAGCAACGGTGTCGCGCTGGATGCGCCATGTGAAGCTGCGCCTTGGTCATCTGTTCATCCATCAAGGCTTTTTGCTTCTTCTTGTCGGCTTTTTGCTTGGACGAGCGTTGATTTTATCGAAGCTGACCCCGTTCGCTTTGCCATTTTTCGTTTCGGTCTATATGCTGCGCCGCGACAAGGCCGCTTTTGCGTTGATCTCGCTGTTGGCCGGTGCTTTGACGCTGTCGCTTGATGTGGCGCTGTTTGTCGGCGTTTCCATTTTTGGCTTTCTCTTTATTTACGGATGGGTGCGGAGGGTGATCAGTGAGTCACTGAAAATCGTTCCATTTGTTGTGTTTGTGCTGTCTCTTTCCGCCAAATGGCTGATCTCCTATTATTGGCTCGGAGAGCGGTCGGTCTACGGCGCCGCCATGGCGGTCGTCGAAGCCGGGTTGTCGCTTGTATTGACCTTGATTTTTATGCAAAGCATCCCATTGTTGACAGTGCAGAAGCATAAACATGCGTTGCGAGCGGAAGAGATCATTTCGTTGATCATTTTGCTCGCCTCGATGTTGACCGGGATGATCGGCTGGGCTGTGTACGGTTTGTCGCTTGAGCATGTGATGTCACGCTACCTCGTTTTGTTGTTCGCGTTTGTCGCCGGGGCGGCGACCGGTTCCACCGTCGGCGTTGTCACCGGGCTTGTACTGAGCTTGGCAAATGTCGGCAACTTGTCGGAAATGAGCTTGCTTGCTTTCGCCGGGCTGCTTGGCGGGTTGCTGAGGGAAGGGAAAAAACTTGGGGTGGCGTTCGGCCTCCTCGTCGCGACGCTGCTGCTTGGTTTATACGGCGAAGGGAAGAGTGAGCTTGTGCCGACGTTGCTTGAATCCGGCATCGCCATTATGCTGTTTTTTGGTACATCCCGTTCGCTGACGGAGAAAATCGCCAAATACATTCCCGGCACGGCAGAATATATAAATGAGCAACAACAATACGTCCGGAAAATCCGTGATATGACGGTGCAACGCGTCTCGCAGTTTTCCAACGTCTTTCAAGCGCTGGCGGAAAGCTTTTCGCCCGAACCGCTTCCGGATGCCAATGAATACAGCGACCGTGAAGTCGACTATTTTTTGAGCGACATCACGGAAAAAACGTGCCAAACGTGCTTTAAGAAGACGCAATGCTGGGCGGACAACTTTCGTACAACCTATGTGTATATGAAACAAATGATGGGCGAGGCGGACGAAAAAACATTGTCGCAAAACCATCAGTTGCTGCGCGAGTGGGAGCGGTATTGCGTCAAGGCCGGCAAAGTCGTCGACGCGATTGAAAAAGAGATGGTTGCTTATCAAGCAAACCGCAAGCTCAAACGGCAAATCCACGAAAGCCGGAAGCTTGTCGCTGAACAGCTGTTGGGCGTTTCGCAAGTGATGGACGATTTCGCCAAAGAAATGCAGAAAGAACAGGAAAATCATTATTTGCAGGAGGAACAAATTTACCATGCGCTGCAAGAGTTTGGCATCGAAGTGGGCCATGTCGACATTTACAGTTTGGAAAAAGGAAATATCGATATTGAAATGAGCATTCCTTACTGCGAAGGGCGGGGTGAGTGCGAAAAACTGATCGCCCCGATGCTGTCAGATATTTTAGGAGAGACGATCGTCGTCAAGCGCGAAGAGTGCGCCGTCTACCCGAACGGCTACTGCCGCGTCGCCTTCGGCTCGACGAAAGCGTTCGTCGTCGAAACGGGCGTCGCGTTTGCCGCCAAAGGAGGGGGGTTCATTTCTGGCGACAGTTATGCAACGATTGAACTTGCCACCGGCAAGTACGCCGTTGCCATCAGCGATGGCATGGGCAATGGGGAGCGGGCGCATGACGAAAGCCGCGAGACGCTGCGCCTGTTGCAAAAGATTTTGCAGACGGGAATGGACGAGTCGATTGCCATCAAATCGATCAATTCGATTTTGGCATTGCGGACGACAGAAGACATGTATGCGACGCTCGATTTGGCCATCATCGATTTGCAAAACGCGGCGACGAAGTTTTTGAAAATCGGATCGACGCCAAGCTTTATTAAGCGCGGTGACAAGGTGATGAAAGTGGAAGCGAGCAACTTGCCGATGGGCATCATTAAAGAAGTGGAATTTGACGTTGTCACCGAGCAGCTGAAATCGGGCGACTTGCTCATTATGATGAGCGATGGTGTGTTTGAAGGGCCGATGAACGTCGAAAACCATGATGTTTGGATGAAGCGGAAAATTCAAGAATTAAAGACGAACGACCCGCAGGAAGTCGCCGATTTGATCATGGAGGAAGTGATCCGCCAATGCGGCGGCGAGATTGAAGACGATATGACCGTCGTTGTCGCCAAAGTGCGGCACAATACGCCGAAATGGGCGACGATTCCGACATACATGTATATGAAAAAGGCGCAATAGCTAGCGTATAAAAACGTTCCCCTACGGCGATGATGGTAATACATTCGCCAAGGAGGGAACGAACGTGCGAAAGGGAACGTTGCGGCAAATTTTGCTCATTACCGATGGCTGCTCCAACCATGGTGAGGACCCAGCCGCCATGGCAGCGCTGGCTCGCGAGCAAGGCATTACGGTGAACGTGATCGGCATCTTGGACCAAGGCGCGATGGATGAAAACGGACGGCGGGAAATTGAAGCGATCGCCGCGGCTGGCGGCGGGATGAGCCAAGTCGTGTACGCGAAACAGCTGTCGCAAACCGTGCAAATGGTGACGCGCCAAGCGATGACTCAGACGTTGCAAGGGCTCGTCAATCGCGAGTTGAAACAAATCTTTGGTTCTGACGTTTCGCTTGAGGACTTGCCGCCGGACAAGCGCGGCCAAGTGATGGAAGTTGTCGATGAACTCGGGGAAACGGTTGCCCTTGATGTGCTCATTTTAATCGATACGAGCGGGAGCATGAAAACAAAACTGCCGACCGTCAAAGAGGCGCTCATCGATTTATCGCTCAGCTTAAATGCGCGCATGGGCGAAAACCGCTTTTCGGTGTTCATCTTCCCGGGAAAACGGACGCACGCCGAAAAAATGATCGACTGGACGCCAAGGATTGAAGAGTTGTCCACCATCTTTTCGAAATTGGCGTCGGGCGGGCTGACGCCGACCGGACCGGCGCTCGGCGAGGCAATCGCCTATTTTGAGCGTAAACGGTCGTTAAGGAGCTGGATCGGCGATGGCGATGAGCCATACATCGAAGAATCGTCTTTGTAATTTGCCGCCTGGTACGGTCATCACTGGGAAATGGCACGGCCATTCCTACCGGCTGCTGCGGCGGCTTGGCAACGGGGCGAACGGCGTTGTCTATTTGGCGGAGAACGGCCGGACTCGCGTCGCCGTCAAGTTGAGCGATGACTATGCGTCATTGACATCGGAAATGAATATATTGCGCCGTTTTGCTAAGGTCCAGGGAGCCGCCCTCGGGCCTTCTTTGCTGGAAGCCGATGACTGGCAAAGCCCGTTTGCGCGGGAGACGATCCCGTTTTATGTGATGGAGTATATTGAAGGGGAGAATTTCGCTGCTTTCATCCGCCGCCGGGGAAAAGAGTGGGCGCCCGTGCTCGTGATGCAGCTGTTGTCGGTGCTTGATCGGCTTCATCAAGAAGGATGGGTATTTGGGGATTTAAAGCCGGATAATTTGATTGTTACCGGGTCGCCGCCGTCGGTTCGGTTGCTTGATGTGGGCGGGACGACGCTGCAAGGAAGGGCGGTAAAAGAGTTTACTGAGCTGTATGACCGCGGCTATTGGGGGCTTGGATCGCGCAAAGCGGAGCCATCTTACGACTTGTTTGCGGCGGCGATGGTGATGATTTCTTCTTGCTGCCCGGGGCCGATTGAGAAAAAGGGGGACGGTCGGGCGCAACTGTTGTCCATCATCGAAACGGACCGCTTTTTAACCCGATACAAGGAGGTGTTGCAAAAGGCGCTTGACGGCCGATATCGAAAGGCGGCCGATATGCGTCGCGACTTATTGGCCGCCTCTTCCCGCCATACATCGGCGAAAAACGAAAGAAAGGCAGTGCCAAGCCGTCGGTCGGGGCGGCAGGTGAAACGGCGCCGCCAGGCGAGAGGGATTGTCGAAACGGTGGTCATCGCCGCCGCATTGCTGGGCGCCTATGCTTTTTATATATATTGGCAGCTGGCGATGTAATTTTTTTGAGAAAACAGGGCGGACGTGTTACGATGAAGCTGAAAGAAACGCAAAGAGGTTGGCTCGGATGATCGACAAAGTGCGCGCCTTTATCCACAGGCATCAACTGCTTTCAGAAGGAGCGGCCGTCATCGTTGGCGTCTCCGGAGGCCCGGATTCGCTTGCGTTGCTGCACGTTTTTTTGTCGCTGCGCGACGAATGGAAGCTTCAGGTCATAGCGGCCCATGTTGACCACATGTTTCGTGGGCGGGAGTCAGAAGAAGAGATGGAGTTTGTGAAACGTTTTTGCGTGGAGCGCCGTATTTTATGTGAGACTGCGCAAATCGACGTCCCGGCCTTTCAGCGCAGCGCAGATCTCGGCGCCCAAGAGGCGGCGCGGATCTGCCGCTACCGCTTTTTTGCCGAACTGATGGAAAAGCATCAAGCGGGGTACGTCGCCGTAGGCCATCATGGCGACGATCAAATCGAGACGATTTTAATGCGGCTTGTGCGCGGCAGCACAAGCAAAGGATACGCTGGTATTCCCGTCAAACGGCCGTTTCACGGCGGCTATCTCATCCGTCCGTTTTTGGCTGTCAGCCGGGCGGAGATTGAAGCGTATTGCCGTCAGATGGGGCTGTCTCCACGCCGCGATCCGAGCAATGAAAAAGTCGATTATACGCGCAACCGGTTCCGCCATCATATTGTCCCGCTGCTCAGGCAGGAAAATCCGCGCCTGCACGAGCGGTTTCAGCAATACAGCGAAATGATGGCGGAAGATGAGCAATTTTTGGAGGAATTAGCCGCGGACGCGCTGAATAAAGTAATGGAAAAACAACATCGCGATGCGGCGCTTTCCATCGGACCATTTTTGGCGTTGCCGCGACCGCTGCAGCGCCGGGTGCTGCAGCTGTTGCTTCTCCGTCTTTATGGCGGCGTTCCGCCGACATTGACTTCCGTACATATCGGCCATATACTGATGCTTTGTGAGCGCGGCCGCCCTTCCGGAATGATTGATTTGCCAAAAGGGCTCAAAGTGATTCGCTCGTACGACCGCTGTTTGTTTACTTTTGGCGCAGAAAGCGGCGAGAAAGGCTATTGGTTTGAACTGCCGGTTCCGGCGCTATTGCCCCTCCCAAACGGCTATGCAATCATCAGTGAATTTGGGGAACACTATCCAAGAAAGCAGGCCGGGAATGATTGGTTCGTCGTGGATCCTGCTTCTGTCTCCTTGCCGCTTCGCGTGCGGACGCGTCGGCGCGGCGACCGGATGGTGCTTAAGGGGACGGGAGGCACGAAAAAATTGAAAGAAATTTTCATTGAAGCAAAAATTCCGCGGATGGAAAGGGATCGCTGGCCGATTGTCGAAGATGCCGACGGCCGCATCCTTTGGGTGCCTGGCTTGAAAAAATCGGCTTTGGAAGCGCAAAACCGTGGGCAAGCCCGCTATATTTTGCTGCACTATCAGGCGATGAACAGCTAGGAGGAAAAAAGATGGGGATGAAAGACGATATTCAAAAAGTGTTGATCACTGAAGAGGAAATTCAGGCAAAAGTCAAAGAACTCGGAGGTTTGTTAACGAAAGAATATGAAGGCCGTTTTCCGCTCGCTGTCGGCGTCCTCAAAGGGGCGATGCCGTTTATGGCCGACTTGCTCAAACATATTGATACATATTTGGAAATGGATTTTATGGACGTATCAAGCTATGGCAATGCAACCGTTTCATCCGGCGAAGTGAAAATCGTCAAAGACTTGAACACATCCGTCGAAGGACGGGATATTTTGATCATTGAGGATATTATTGACAGCGGGTTGACGCTCAGCTATTTGGTCGATTTGTTTCGCTACCGGAAGGCGAATTCGATCAAAATCGTCACGCTTCTTGACAAGCCGTCTGGACGGAAGGCGGACATTCAAGCCGATTACACCGGATTTACCGTCCCGGATGAATTCGTCGTCGGCTACGGGCTCGATTACGCGGAAAAATACCGCAACCTCCCGTTTATCGGCGTCTTAAAGCCGGAAGTGTACCAAAAGTAGAACAGTTGCTGGGCGACGGCCGAATTGTTTGTATTGAAACAAATTTCTATGATAGTATTGAATATAGTGTGTTTCATATGGGAGGAGGCAAGAAATGAACCGGATTTTCCGCAATACCATCTTTTATTTGCTGATTTTCCTCGTCGTGATCGGCGTCGTCAGCTTTTTTAACGGCACGAACCAGCGGACCGAGCCGATGACGTACGATGCGTTCATCACTCATCTGGAAAACGGGGATGTCAAGTCGTTTTCCATTAAGCCGGAGCGCGGCGTATATGAAATCAAAGGCCAGTTGAAAACATATAGCGAAGGGCAGTACTTTTCCACCTACGTCA is a window of Geobacillus kaustophilus DNA encoding:
- a CDS encoding S1 domain-containing RNA-binding protein, whose protein sequence is MSIEVGSKLQGKVTGITKFGAFVELPEGVTGLVHISEVADNYVKDIHDHLKVGDMVYVKVINVGQDGKIGLSIRKAKDTPSSQRPRHRTNDRSAADSLEQKISRFLKESEDRLASLRRHTESKRGGRGARRG
- the tilS gene encoding tRNA lysidine(34) synthetase TilS, translating into MIDKVRAFIHRHQLLSEGAAVIVGVSGGPDSLALLHVFLSLRDEWKLQVIAAHVDHMFRGRESEEEMEFVKRFCVERRILCETAQIDVPAFQRSADLGAQEAARICRYRFFAELMEKHQAGYVAVGHHGDDQIETILMRLVRGSTSKGYAGIPVKRPFHGGYLIRPFLAVSRAEIEAYCRQMGLSPRRDPSNEKVDYTRNRFRHHIVPLLRQENPRLHERFQQYSEMMAEDEQFLEELAADALNKVMEKQHRDAALSIGPFLALPRPLQRRVLQLLLLRLYGGVPPTLTSVHIGHILMLCERGRPSGMIDLPKGLKVIRSYDRCLFTFGAESGEKGYWFELPVPALLPLPNGYAIISEFGEHYPRKQAGNDWFVVDPASVSLPLRVRTRRRGDRMVLKGTGGTKKLKEIFIEAKIPRMERDRWPIVEDADGRILWVPGLKKSALEAQNRGQARYILLHYQAMNS
- the spoIIE gene encoding stage II sporulation protein E, which gives rise to MERVERGTVRRSISEVPIHDTQATVSRWMRHVKLRLGHLFIHQGFLLLLVGFLLGRALILSKLTPFALPFFVSVYMLRRDKAAFALISLLAGALTLSLDVALFVGVSIFGFLFIYGWVRRVISESLKIVPFVVFVLSLSAKWLISYYWLGERSVYGAAMAVVEAGLSLVLTLIFMQSIPLLTVQKHKHALRAEEIISLIILLASMLTGMIGWAVYGLSLEHVMSRYLVLLFAFVAGAATGSTVGVVTGLVLSLANVGNLSEMSLLAFAGLLGGLLREGKKLGVAFGLLVATLLLGLYGEGKSELVPTLLESGIAIMLFFGTSRSLTEKIAKYIPGTAEYINEQQQYVRKIRDMTVQRVSQFSNVFQALAESFSPEPLPDANEYSDREVDYFLSDITEKTCQTCFKKTQCWADNFRTTYVYMKQMMGEADEKTLSQNHQLLREWERYCVKAGKVVDAIEKEMVAYQANRKLKRQIHESRKLVAEQLLGVSQVMDDFAKEMQKEQENHYLQEEQIYHALQEFGIEVGHVDIYSLEKGNIDIEMSIPYCEGRGECEKLIAPMLSDILGETIVVKREECAVYPNGYCRVAFGSTKAFVVETGVAFAAKGGGFISGDSYATIELATGKYAVAISDGMGNGERAHDESRETLRLLQKILQTGMDESIAIKSINSILALRTTEDMYATLDLAIIDLQNAATKFLKIGSTPSFIKRGDKVMKVEASNLPMGIIKEVEFDVVTEQLKSGDLLIMMSDGVFEGPMNVENHDVWMKRKIQELKTNDPQEVADLIMEEVIRQCGGEIEDDMTVVVAKVRHNTPKWATIPTYMYMKKAQ
- a CDS encoding serine/threonine protein kinase; the encoded protein is MAMSHTSKNRLCNLPPGTVITGKWHGHSYRLLRRLGNGANGVVYLAENGRTRVAVKLSDDYASLTSEMNILRRFAKVQGAALGPSLLEADDWQSPFARETIPFYVMEYIEGENFAAFIRRRGKEWAPVLVMQLLSVLDRLHQEGWVFGDLKPDNLIVTGSPPSVRLLDVGGTTLQGRAVKEFTELYDRGYWGLGSRKAEPSYDLFAAAMVMISSCCPGPIEKKGDGRAQLLSIIETDRFLTRYKEVLQKALDGRYRKAADMRRDLLAASSRHTSAKNERKAVPSRRSGRQVKRRRQARGIVETVVIAAALLGAYAFYIYWQLAM
- a CDS encoding VWA domain-containing protein, producing MRKGTLRQILLITDGCSNHGEDPAAMAALAREQGITVNVIGILDQGAMDENGRREIEAIAAAGGGMSQVVYAKQLSQTVQMVTRQAMTQTLQGLVNRELKQIFGSDVSLEDLPPDKRGQVMEVVDELGETVALDVLILIDTSGSMKTKLPTVKEALIDLSLSLNARMGENRFSVFIFPGKRTHAEKMIDWTPRIEELSTIFSKLASGGLTPTGPALGEAIAYFERKRSLRSWIGDGDEPYIEESSL
- the hpt gene encoding hypoxanthine phosphoribosyltransferase, translating into MGMKDDIQKVLITEEEIQAKVKELGGLLTKEYEGRFPLAVGVLKGAMPFMADLLKHIDTYLEMDFMDVSSYGNATVSSGEVKIVKDLNTSVEGRDILIIEDIIDSGLTLSYLVDLFRYRKANSIKIVTLLDKPSGRKADIQADYTGFTVPDEFVVGYGLDYAEKYRNLPFIGVLKPEVYQK